One window from the genome of Lysobacter helvus encodes:
- a CDS encoding outer membrane protein assembly factor BamE, which yields MRKLLMVLALAVLTAGCGMLYRQPIYQGNLLEKSNVDQLAEGMDKRQVMALLGTPSVADPFHHDRWDYIATERTGRVGKTEVKTLTVFFANDQLQKWEGEYFPEQDKALAADMRSRFGNLPKDKKKKGARH from the coding sequence ATGCGCAAGCTCTTGATGGTCCTCGCCCTCGCCGTCCTCACCGCGGGCTGCGGCATGCTCTACCGCCAGCCGATCTACCAGGGCAACCTCCTCGAGAAGTCCAACGTCGACCAACTGGCCGAAGGCATGGACAAGCGCCAGGTGATGGCGCTGCTCGGGACGCCCTCCGTCGCCGATCCCTTCCACCACGATCGCTGGGACTACATCGCCACCGAGCGCACCGGCCGCGTGGGCAAGACCGAGGTCAAGACGCTCACGGTCTTCTTCGCCAACGACCAGCTGCAGAAGTGGGAAGGCGAATATTTCCCCGAACAGGACAAGGCCCTGGCGGCGGACATGCGTTCGCGCTTCGGCAACCTGCCGAAGGACAAGAAAAAGAAGGGCGCGCGCCACTAA